Genomic segment of Cytobacillus suaedae:
CTGGCTAGTTATATTTTTAATTAAAGTTATTAACTGTTTAGCTTTAATTCACTAAAAGTAAAAGCATTCTAATTTAGAAATAATTGGACCATTTACAAGGAGATTATTATGAAAAGAACCATACTACTAGGTGTTCTCTTTTCTATAATTACAAACCTACTATTATTATTTGCTTTATATATCTACCTTAATAGTGACGCCATCTTAAACGTTTTTAATGGAGACCAAGTGTATTACTTACAGAATGATCGTGTTTTAGGATACGTCGGCCCTGGAACTGCTAGCTCGTTTTTAGGTTTATTAATACTAAAATCATTTGTTATATTTTTTATATTATTTGTAGTTATAAGGTTGATAGTAAAGTTTATAAAAAATATTACAATCTCAGATCGATGAACTCTACATTTGCTTTGGCTTGAAGTATATATGAAGAGCTACTAAGAAAATCAACTTTCTTTAGTTTTTTAAATATAATTAGCTCAGTTAACAAAAGTTTTTGCATCAAACCGTAGTTTACTTAAGAGTGAATTGAAGCGGAAGGCACTTGACTCCTGCGGGAAGTGAGGAAAAGTCGAGACCCCACAGGATTTCCTCCCCGCGGAAAGCAAGTGCCTGCAGCGTAAAGGAACGGTCTCAATTCAAATTGAAACACAAATTACTGAACAACAAAAAAATTTAAACAAACGTTTGATGAATTGCCCTCAGCCCAGCGATACCAAGGAGTTGAAAAAACCAATCAAACGTTTGTTTAGTTTTCACAAACTTGTATTTGGCTCTGTGCTAAAATAACTGTAACAAATGTGTAGGAACGGTGATTCTATGTATGAGCTAATCAACCAAATCGGATATCTTATTTCTCAGCCATTTAACAACTTAGCAAGAAGCTTTGAAACGGTTCCGATTTTATTCGCATTCTTACTCGGCATTGTTGGCTCAATGGTTCCATGTCAACTTACGGCTAATGTTGGGGCCATGACCCTTTATGGAAACAAATCCTTTCAAAAAGGACTTGCCTGGACAGATGTATTGCTCTTTACTTTAGGAAAAATAACAGTATTTAGTGTACTAGGCTTCTTGGTATGGCTATTAGGTAGGGAGTTTCAGTCCGAATTAACGGTTTATTTTCCTTGGTTTAAAAAGATAGTTGGCCCTTTATTTATTTTGGTTGGTTTTTATATGTTGGGTCTTATCAAACTAAATGGGTCTATCACGTTTTTTGAACGTCCTAAAAGATTGTTTCAGAAAGGAAAGTTTGGATCTTTTTTGCTGGGTGCTAGCTTTTCCCTAGGCTTTTGTCCGACGATGTTTGTGTTGTTTTTTATTACTTTAATGCCTGTTGTTCTTTCTACCTCCTATGGGGTTGTGTTGCCAAGCTTATTTGCTGTTGGAACCACATTACCTTTATTGCTAGTCATGGTGTTAATTTGGTACTTTGGAGCAAGCGGAGTGGTTTTGAGAAAAAGCAGAAAAGTCGGGGCAAACCTACAAAGAATAGCAGGTGTTCTTTTAATCATTATCGGTTTGTTTGACTCTATTACATACTGGACTATGTAGCTAAAATTAACCAATTTGCCCATTTCTCATATACTGTTTATTGTATAGCGAGGAGGGATTCCATGCGATTGGCAGCAGTAGACTTAGGGATCATGGCTGAGCATCTGGCAACACATGAGGGAATGATTAGTAAGTTAAAAAGATACCACGCAGAAGTGAGCAATCCTATATTAAAGCACTTACTTCATTCACAAATCTATATCTTAAAAAGCCATGTTCAAGCCATGTTAGCGTTAATTGACCCAAGGTATCAAGGGCAGGTCTCTATACCAAGGGTGGATGAGGTGCCATTAAATCTTCAAAATCAAACGTTTACGGAACAGGAAATAGACACAACCTTAGAGGTAAGGGCTATGTCAAAATTAATGGCTGGAGATAATTTTATGTCTGCTTTGATGATGAAGGATAAGAATGTAAAACATATCCATGTTCAAATGGCTGAACAGGAAGAGAAATTTCAGTCTATGTATAATGAGATAATTAAGTATGTAAATGCAGACTATGTACCAAAAGCGTCTGAGCAAGAGCAACTTGAAACTTTGAAAAAATACTATCATGTATTAAATGAGTAGATATATTATTACCTAAAAAACGAAGCTACCCTTCACAATGAGTGGGTAGCTTCGTTATTGTTACTTAAACTTATCCTTTAATTTCTCCCAGAATCCTTTTTGCTCATCCTCTGGAATATCCGTTAAATAAAGATGTACTTGACCAACCGATTTATCTTTAATATAAATCGTAATTTTACCGACTGGATCTTCTAGGTCATGTCCTTTCTTTACTTTCTTCGGATGAAGCAGCTTGATTGAGAGTGACACGTCTTCTTTTTCCTTAGGAGTCATTGGGTATACAAAGCTATCCTTTGTACTAATGTTTCCTTTGTAATATTGATCATTAATTTGAGCCTGTTTATCTTTTTTTACAATTTCAACTAACTCATATTGCTCAAAAGCGCGATTGTAAAGAGCCATATGGTCGTTCCAATCATTACCGTCATTTATAGTGACTGCAATTAAATCAAGATTATCTTTAGAAGCTGTTGTTACAAGCGTTCGCTTAGCTCTTTTTGTATAGCCAGTTTTTCCACCCGTACAATATTCGTAGAACTGAGTTAGTAACCGGTTTTTATTATGCCAGGATCTTGCAATTTCGCCGCTAGAAGGTCTGTAGTCTTTCGTACCTGAAATCTTGGCATACGTTTCATTCTTCATTGCATATCTAGTTAACAATGCCATATCATACGCAGATGAGTAATGATTTTCATGATCATCAAGCCCATGTGGATTAGCAAAAACAGTGTTTTTCATACCGATTTCCTTTGCTTTCTTGTTCATCATATCCACAAAATCTTCTAAACTTCCCCCGACATGTTCAGCAATGGCAACAGCTGCATCATTTCCTGAACGAAGCATGAGCCCATACGTTAAATCGATTAACTTCATTTTTTCATTAGGTTGAAGATAAAGAGAGGAGCCTTCTGTATGTATGGCTTTATTGCTTACCTTTACAGTGTCATCTAGCTTACCAGATTCAATGGCTAGAATGGCTGTCATTATTTTCGTTATGCTTGCGATTCTAAGTGGGGCATGTGCATTTTTTTCATACAAAACCCGGCCCGAGTGCTGTTCCATTAGGATAGCACCTCTTGCGGCAATAGCGTGACTCTTTGTAGGAAGTAAAGTGATTAGTAAGAGGAATACAGTGATTATTGTAATGTATTTTGAACGTTTCATTTTATCTCCCTTCCTATTTTATTTTCACAACACTATTGTTTGTCATTACCCTATGTTACTATTCGTCAAATTGTCAAAAGTTTTCCTTAAAAAGGTATTTATATAAAGTTATATGGCTATATTGGTAGCGTGTAAAATGAAGTACTAATCAAGGAGTTGGAACCATGAAAGAGGAAAACAGTGAAAAGAATCAAT
This window contains:
- a CDS encoding sulfite exporter TauE/SafE family protein, producing MYELINQIGYLISQPFNNLARSFETVPILFAFLLGIVGSMVPCQLTANVGAMTLYGNKSFQKGLAWTDVLLFTLGKITVFSVLGFLVWLLGREFQSELTVYFPWFKKIVGPLFILVGFYMLGLIKLNGSITFFERPKRLFQKGKFGSFLLGASFSLGFCPTMFVLFFITLMPVVLSTSYGVVLPSLFAVGTTLPLLLVMVLIWYFGASGVVLRKSRKVGANLQRIAGVLLIIIGLFDSITYWTM
- a CDS encoding D-alanyl-D-alanine carboxypeptidase, with amino-acid sequence MKRSKYITIITVFLLLITLLPTKSHAIAARGAILMEQHSGRVLYEKNAHAPLRIASITKIMTAILAIESGKLDDTVKVSNKAIHTEGSSLYLQPNEKMKLIDLTYGLMLRSGNDAAVAIAEHVGGSLEDFVDMMNKKAKEIGMKNTVFANPHGLDDHENHYSSAYDMALLTRYAMKNETYAKISGTKDYRPSSGEIARSWHNKNRLLTQFYEYCTGGKTGYTKRAKRTLVTTASKDNLDLIAVTINDGNDWNDHMALYNRAFEQYELVEIVKKDKQAQINDQYYKGNISTKDSFVYPMTPKEKEDVSLSIKLLHPKKVKKGHDLEDPVGKITIYIKDKSVGQVHLYLTDIPEDEQKGFWEKLKDKFK